The genomic region ACATTTAAAGGGTGCTGAGACCACATAGAAAAGGTAATGCCATGCCAGAATTAGGGTGCTGCATTGCGGAAGTCAGGAAATACGTGCCCAACAAGTTGAGTGCATAATCCAACAAGGAAAAACTAATTTTCGGGTATATTAATCTGTGGAACAGGAGGTGATAAGGTTATGTTTATCGACTACCTAACAATTATGTTGATTAACTTAGTGGCAGGATTGTTCCTGCTGGGATACTATGTTTACCGTGGCATCGACGATCCTGACCAGAGGCGCTGGGCTCCAGGTTTTTTGATAGTTGGAATTATAGGGATCGCAACAGGTTTGCATATGACTCTAACCTGGCCTCTACCCGGTGCAAATAATATTGCCTTTGGTGAGACAGAGCTCCTGTTTGGAGTTCTATTTCTTGCGGCATCATTAGCTCTTGCATTTAATTGGAGCCTGTTTTCAATTTCAGTTTTTGCAATATTTGCCGGTTTTGTTGCTATAGAGGTTGGAGCAAGGATCATACAAAAGGGCCTAACACAGGAGCCAATAGTGGCCGGCGTGGGCTTCATTCTTACGGGTTTGACCGGCTTACTTCTTGCGCCAGTTCTCTACTGGCTAAAAGCCAGGCCATATAGGTTGATATTCGCAATAATTGCGATAATTGCAGCAGCGATATGGGCGTTCATCGGTTACGGAGCATATTGGAGCCATTTTGATTCTTTTGCTCAGTGGGCTCCGGCAACGTTGAGGAAATAATAGGAAATAATTATGCGTGATTAATAATGCTTTAAAATATACGGCTGCCGTCCTTAATAGGACGGTAGCCTGTATATGTTAGCGGTAAGCTATCAGCATAAAAAATAAAACGTGGAACTTAAATCTCTGCCCGTTAGTAGTCCTCAAGGTTTGTGCTACTTGATCAATCTTTTCTTCATAAGAGCTATAGGTACCAGGAAGAGAATGGCGGTTAATGCTATGACCCAGATTGAGCTAGCTAAAACGCTTATGTCCAGTCTGCCTAATGCGAGACTGCGGCAGACTACTACGACGTGATAAAGCGGTGTAAACCACGCAAGCGTTCCCGCCCAGGAGGGAAGGGCTTCGATTGGGAAGAATATCCCAGAGAAAAGAAATAGCGGTGTAATAAACAGCGTGAAGTAGTAGTTGAAGAGCGCTATATTTGAGACAAGTGCGGTAAAAGTCATGCCGATAATCGCAAACAGCAAAGAGAACACGAAAAGCAACACAATTAGAAGAAGTGCGTCAGGTGACTTAACAAGACCAAACAGCGCAATGACGATAAGAAATATAAGGGCGTTGAGATATCCGCGAGTGGCACCCCAGAGCACCTCGCCGCCAACCACGTCCTCTATGCTTAGCGGTGTCGCTAAAACGGCGTCGTACGTTCTCTCGTACTTCATACGGACAAAGCTGTCATAAGTCGTCTCAAACGATGCTCCAAACATAACTGTTGAGGCCAAAAGACCGGGGGCTAAGAACTGAAGGTAGCTCATCCCTTCAATCTCTCGCACAAAAAGACCTAATCCAATCCCGAGGCTGAGAAGGTATATAAAGGGTTCAAAAAAAGTTGGGGCAATTGAGAGCCAAAATACTTTTCTAAATATAGTCCAGTTGCGCTGCCACATCCGCCAGACACCTACGGCTGATATCGAGCGGGCGACCTCAATCAATGACCTCAATCCCTCAGCCCCCTTCCAGTAAGCTTTAAGAAGACATCCTCAAGAGTCGCTCTTCTAACAAGCATGTATTCGATTTTAAGCTTCGCCGACTCAGCGGTTCGAAGAA from Bacillota bacterium harbors:
- a CDS encoding DUF981 domain-containing protein, whose product is MFIDYLTIMLINLVAGLFLLGYYVYRGIDDPDQRRWAPGFLIVGIIGIATGLHMTLTWPLPGANNIAFGETELLFGVLFLAASLALAFNWSLFSISVFAIFAGFVAIEVGARIIQKGLTQEPIVAGVGFILTGLTGLLLAPVLYWLKARPYRLIFAIIAIIAAAIWAFIGYGAYWSHFDSFAQWAPATLRK
- a CDS encoding ABC transporter permease, with the translated sequence MWQRNWTIFRKVFWLSIAPTFFEPFIYLLSLGIGLGLFVREIEGMSYLQFLAPGLLASTVMFGASFETTYDSFVRMKYERTYDAVLATPLSIEDVVGGEVLWGATRGYLNALIFLIVIALFGLVKSPDALLLIVLLFVFSLLFAIIGMTFTALVSNIALFNYYFTLFITPLFLFSGIFFPIEALPSWAGTLAWFTPLYHVVVVCRSLALGRLDISVLASSIWVIALTAILFLVPIALMKKRLIK